A region of the Longimicrobium terrae genome:
GCAACTCTGATCCTCGGTATACCGTTTCCGCGGATCGAGCCGCAAACGCGCGCACCGCAATCCGTTCCGTCCATCGAAGTCCAACGGAACGGACTGGTTGCGGGTCTGTAGAAGGAACGTTCGAATCATCATCACCCAACCGTGAGTCGCATGTCCTCAAAGATCCGCATTACGCCGCGTGCCACGGCCGTGGCGGCGTGCATCCTTGCCGCCGCCTGCGCGCCGTCGCAGCCCGGCGCCGTGTCCGGTTCCGCCGCGGCGCCCGCCCCCGCCATGGGGCTGGGCATCGACACGACCGGCTTTGACCGCTCCGTCCGCCCGCAGGACGACTTCTACTCGTTCGTGAACGGCTCCTGGCTCAAGCGGACCGAGATCCCGGCGGACCGCAGCACCTACGGCACCTTCATTCTGCTGCGCGACCAGGCCCAGGCCTCGCTGCGCACGCTGGTGGAAGAAGCCGCGAGCAAGCAGAACGCCCCCGGCAGCGACGAGCAGAAGGTCGGCGATCTGTACAAGAGCTTCATGGACACCGCGCGCATCGAGCGGCTGGGCATTCAGCCGCTGCGCGCCGACATCGACCGCATTCGCGCCGTGCGCTCGCGCGCCGAGTACCCGGCGCTGTTCGCGCAGATGCGCCGCCGCGGAACGGGCCTTCCGTTCTCGTTCGGCGTGGGCCAGGACCAGAAGATGTCCAGCCGCTACGTGGTGGGGCTGAGCCAGAGCGGGCTGGGCCTGCCGGACCGCGAGTACTACCTGGACCCCAGCGAGCGCTCGGCCGGCATCCGCCGCGAATACACGAACTACGCGCAGACGCTGCTCGGGCTCGCGGGCACGCCCAACGCCGCGGCCGCCGCGCAGAACGTGATCGCGTTTGAGACCGCGCTGGCCACGCGCCAGTGGGAGCGCACGCGCCTTCGCGACCCCAACGCCCAGTACAACCCCACCGCCGTGGCTGACCTTTCCCGCCGCGCGCCGGGCTTCAACTGGAGCGAGTTCCTGCGGTCCGCGGGCGTGAGCGTCGACACCGTCATCCTGCGCCAGCCGGACTACTTCGCCCGCATCGACAGCGTGCTGGCGCAGACTCCGGTGGAAACCGTGCAGAACTACCTGGTGCTGCGCATGGTGGACAACGCCGCCCCGTACCTGAGCAGCGACTTCGCCAACGCGCGCTTCAACTTCCGCGGCAAGGTGCTGAGCGGCACCACCCAGGAGCGCCCCCGCTGGCAGCGCGGCATCGACGTCGTCGAGGGCACGCTGGGCGAGCTGGCCGGCGAAATGTACGTGGAGCGCAACTTCAGCCCCGCCGCCAAGCAGCGCGCCCAGGAGCTGGTGCAGAACCTGATGGCCGCGTTCAACCAGGGCATCGACGAGCTGGAGTGGATGAGCCCGGCGACGCGTGCGCAGGCGCACCAGAAGCTGAGCAGCATCAGCGTCAAGATCGGCTATCCCGACACGTGGCGTGACTACTCGGCGCTGCAGATCGACCCCGCGGACCTGCTGGGCAACCTGCGCCGCGCGTCCGAGTTCGAGTACCAGCGCACCATCACCGGGCGCATCGGCCAGCCGGTGAACCGCAACGAGTGGGGCATGACCCCGCAGACCGTGAACGCGTACTACAACCCGACCAACAACGAAATCGTGTTCCCGGCGGCCATTCTGCGGCCTCCGTTCTTTGATCCCAACGCGGACGACGCCGTGAACTACGGCGGCATCGGCGGCGTGATCGGGCACGAGATCAGCCACGGCTTCGACGACCAGGGCCGGAAGAGCGACGCGCAGGGCAACCTTCGCGACTGGTGGACGCCGGAAGACGCCACCGCGTTCGAGTCGCGTGCCACGGCGCTGGCCAACCAGTACAGCAGCTACTCGCCCATCGAGGGCGCCAACGTGAACGGCCGGCTTACGCTGGGCGAAAACATCGGCGACCTGTCGGGGCTGGCCATCGCCTACAAGGCGTACCACAACTCGCTCAACGGGCGCCCCGCGCCGGTCATCAACGGCTTCACGGGCGACCAGCGCTTCTTCCTGGGATGGGCGCAGATCTGGCGCAGCAAGTTCCGCGACCAGGCGCTTCGCCAGCAGCTGCTGACGGACCCGCACTCGCCGGGGCAGTACCGCACCAACGGCGTGCTGGTGAACTTCCCGGCGTTCTACGAGGCGTTCGGCGTCAAGCAGGGCGACCGCATGTGGCTGCCGGCCGACCAGCGCATCAAGCTCTGGTAGTCCGTCCGCTGACGGGAATGGATTGATGGACGAGAGCCCCGGATCGCGATTGCGGTCCGGGGCTCTTCCTGTTGATGGCCGGCGGTTTATGACAGGTGCCGTTGCCGGTGGATGATCAGCGTCGATGACGATCAGCGTCGATGGACGATCCCGGCTATGCGCGCTCAGTCCGCTGGGGATCAGCGGTGGTGCATGAGGTGGAGATACTGATCCGGTGGACGAGTCCCTAGCGGCTTACACCCGGATCGGCTCCACCATCTTCAGTTCCAGTCCAAAGGCCAGCCTCGCGGAGCGCTTCATCGCATCCGCGTCTCCCGTGGTCAGGATGCGCACGGATGCCGACACGTCCGATTCTCGTGGCAGGCGCCACTCGGCCTGAACCCTGGCAAGCGTGCTCTCCACCGGATCGAAGAGCGTCGCGCCGGGACAAAGCTCCGCGAGCAGCGGCGACAGCACGGAGTAGTGCGTGCAGGCCAGCACCAGAACCTCGACGCCGCGCAGCGGAGCGAGGATGCGGGCCACCTCGCCGCGCACTTCGTCCCCGTCCAGGCGCCCCGCCTCCACACATGCCGACAGCGGCTGCGCAACGCGTTGTATCACATCGTGTCCAGCGGCGCGGAGGGGTCGGCCATACGCGTTGCTCGTGATCGTTCGCGCTCCGCCGATCACGCCGATGCGCGACGGGGACATGCGCGCGAGTTCGGCGACAGCGGGTTCGATGACCCCGATCACTCCCAAGCCGTCACGCGACGCATGCAGATCACGGATGACGGTGCTCGCGGCGTTGCAGGCGAGCACGGCGTGATCGGCTCCGTGGTGATCCACCGCGTACCGGAGCATGGCGTCCACCCGCGCTGCCAGCGCAGGGCGGGGCAGGCGGCCGTACGGCGTGGTGCCCGCGTCGGACAGGTAGACGGCGGGCACGGATGGATGAGCCTGCCGCAGACGGGTAAGGAACGCCAGCCCGCCGATCCCCCAGTCCAGGACGGCGACCTTCACGGATAGCTCTGCGGCGGCACCGCGCCGGGCTGCACCGGGCCGCTGTCGAAGGCCAGGACGCGGGCGTTCCATCCCACGTTGATGGTCTGGATGGAGCCCCGCGGAAAGCGGCTCTCCAGGTACCACCGCATCTCGTGCTCGGCGCGGATGGGATTGTAGCGCAGCATGGTCTGCCAGCGCGGGTCCGTCACCATCCGCCGCAGGCTGCGCGCGAACTCGGGGCGGCGCAGGCGGGAGCGGAAGCCGCTTGCTTTGCTCGCCAGCAGATGCGGCATTTCACGCCAGCGCACGGGCGCCGTCACCATGTCCACGATCAGCACGCGGCCGCCGGGACGCAGCACGCGGCGGATCTCGTTCATCACCGGATCCCAGTCCAGGTAGCGGAACGAGAGCAGCGAAACCACCACGTCGAACGACGCATCCGCAAACGGCAGCGCCGGCCCGTGCACCTGCACGAAGTCCAGCGTGGGGACGTCCGCGGCGCGCTTTCGGGCATGGTCTATCATCCCCGCGGAGGTGTCGACGCCCGTTCCATGCGCGATGCCGGGGGCCATCCGCATCAGCAGCGCGCCGTTGCCACAGCCGATGTCCAGCACGCGCGCAGGCTCGGCCGGCATCCGCGACTGCAGCCAGCGCCACTCGTCTTCGCGGACGGTGATGTCGCCGAACACGGCGTCGTACAGCGGGGCCACGGAGTCGTAGGTGGGATCGCCGTCTGGCGGCTCAGGATCGAACCGCTTCATGGTTTCCGCCACGCCGCGGCTGTATTTGCGCACCGATCCCAGCAGCCCGTGCGATTTGCGGCCCGGGCAGCCCAGCACGTACAGCGGTGCGTCACGATCGCGGGAAAGCCTCTCCCAGCGGAACCGGTCCGGACGCAGCGAAACGCTGGTGTACCAGTGATATCCGTGCGCCGGCACGCCAAAGGTGCGGGCAAAGAACGGTGCGAACCATCGCGCGGTGCGGCACGCGTGAAAGTACGCGGACGCGTGTGGCGCAAACGGGTTGGGCAGCGTGCGCCATTCGTGCGGGCTGAACTGCTCGGGTACGGCGCGGGTGCGGAACATGGGCCCGTACATCCCGCTGTGGCCGATAAAGTGAAGCTCGCGGACGCGCTCCCCCGCCGCGGCCCGGTGGAACAGCTCCGCGACGTCCGCCTTGCTCTCCACGGCGACGGCGCTCACCGGCACGCCCGGGTTGTCGCGCCCCTTTTCCGCCGCGAGCGTCTGGGCGGCCCGCGCAAACTTGTCGCCGCCCTCACGATACAGGGTGGTGTAGATGATGAGGATCACAGGCGGGATGAACGAGGAAGCAGATGATCGGGAACAGACCGGCAGCGGGACGCGTGAGCCGGCCCGTCCGGCGAAGGAGTGCCGGCCCAATCGCTCGTCGATTATAATCCGTTGACGTCGGATCGCCTACGATCCCGATCCACAACGCGCTAAGAATTACACATCAGGCGGGAGATGAGTCGCCGTGCCATCAAGAGACGACACGGAGCGCATCCATATCGCCACACCACCTTGCGCTCATCCTCCCGCACCGGCATCAGTGTCCCGCAGGCAAGCGATCCATCCATCCCGCATCACCGAGTCTTGATCTGATGAACGACCTCTGGAGCAACAAGGCGCCGTCTGCCTGGCGCGCCGCGCTGGACCGGTACGAGGCGGTGGTCGAAGCACAGGGCGTCGCCCGGCTGGCGGAACTGGATGCGTGGTATCGACAGGAGCTGCCCGGGCTGATCGCGGCGCGTGCCAAGCCGCACGTGACCCACGACGAGCTGGTGCGGCTGACGGAGTGGAAGATGGCGCGTGGCGTGTGGCGGGCGCGCAACCTGGTGCTGGTGCGCGGCAACGATGAGGATCTCGTGATCCGGACGAGCACCGACGCGCTCGCGGCGGTCCCCGATCCCCGCGCGCCGATCGCGATTCTGTCCAAGCTCGCCGGCGTGGGCCCGGCCACCGCGTCCGCAGCCGCCGCGGCGTACGCGCCGGAAACATATCCGTTCTTTGATGAACTGGTCGGCGCGCAGGTGCCCGGGTTGGGCGACGTCGCGTTCACGCCCGCCTACTACGCCAGATACGCCGCGGAAATCCGCGAACGTGCCCTGCAACTGGGTGCCGACTGGACGCCGTCGATGGTGGCGCACGCGCTCTGGGCCAACTCCGGCGGCAAGGCAGGCGCGGCACCCGGCTGATCCCCCGCCGGGTCTGGCGCTCCATGGCTTCGGATCAGACTCTCGACCGGGCGTACTGTCTGCCCTTGACGACCATACCTACCGGTCGGCATGATGGTTTCAGATGCGGAACCACTGGACGCAGGTACTGGCCTTCAATTGAGAGAGCGCGATGGCAGACCCGACAGGCACGACCCGGATCACGACGGTAGGAACCGTGTTCGTCCCGGTTGCCGACCAGGACCGGGCGCTCGCGTTCTACGTGGATACGCTCGGATTCCAGTTGCGCGGCGACCTGCCTTACAGCGGAGGCCGCTGGGTGGAAGTCGCGCCGCCGGGCTCCGCCAACGTGCTCGCGCTCGTCCCGCCCAGCGAAGGCCGCGCGGCTGCCACCGACCAGACGATCTGCGCATTCGGATCGACGGATATCGACGCGGATTACGCCACCCTGCGCGCCCGTGGCATCGACATGGACGCGGAAATCGGCCGCGCCGGCACCAGCCGGCCGGGGCTGATCGCGCTGGACGCCCGCATCAGCGATCCCCAGCCGCCGCAGTTCTCCTTTCGCGACCCGGACGGCAACCGCTTCCTGATTGTGCAGGCGCCGCCCGCCGCCTGACCCTGGCCGCGAACAACAAACTTGTTTCACAGATTGGAGGCGCAGACTGGGATCCGCTCCTCCGCTTCATGACTCGGACCCCCAACTCAGGCCGCGAAGCGGAATACCGGTGTTTCGACCGTATGATCCGGCTGACGATCGCTCCAGACCAGCACGCGGAGTTGTTCGACTGTTTCCGGAGAAAAGAAGCGCTCGCCGGTTTGCGGGTCGACGCGGGCAGGAACGTTCTCTACGATCACGATCCGCCCCCGAACTTCGACGGAGTACGTGACGAACGTTTCTACAAGATGGTCCTCAATCTGGTGCATCATCCGATCCTACCCTTTCGATGCTTCAGGGCGATCCACAAGTCTGGATCAGGTTCGTAGACGGTGATGATCTTCAGCACAGGGCGGGAAGGGTAGCTGCATTGAACGTGCAGCGGTCTTCCCCACCGCGTAAGGCCGAGGATCAGGCAACTCGGCCCGTACTTGTCATCAGGATAGTCCTCGATCACTTCTCCTGAATACAAGGCGTCGGTCAGTTCGGCCGCGCCAATGTTGCGGGCGACGCTCTGATCGGACGCGTGCTGCGAAAGTTCGAATCGCCGCTCGGCAATCGCGGCCCGGATCTCCTCTATCAGGCTCATGCTCCACAGTAATGGAGCGACCTCAGCCTGTAAAGATTGTCCATTTACGCCATGGGTGGCCTAATCGCGACCCATCCGTCTGCACCGCAGCCGCTTACCCCGCCCGGCGCGTCTTCCGCTTCAGGAAGTCACGCATGATGTACTGGCCGAGCGTCATGGTGCTGGTGAAGTACGCCTTGCCGCGCGCGATCTGCGAAACCTGGTTCACGAACGCCACCAGCGCCGGGTCGCGCGCCAGCATGAAGGTGTTGATCAGGATTCCCGCCTTGCGGCAGGCCCCGAC
Encoded here:
- a CDS encoding M13 family metallopeptidase, translating into MSSKIRITPRATAVAACILAAACAPSQPGAVSGSAAAPAPAMGLGIDTTGFDRSVRPQDDFYSFVNGSWLKRTEIPADRSTYGTFILLRDQAQASLRTLVEEAASKQNAPGSDEQKVGDLYKSFMDTARIERLGIQPLRADIDRIRAVRSRAEYPALFAQMRRRGTGLPFSFGVGQDQKMSSRYVVGLSQSGLGLPDREYYLDPSERSAGIRREYTNYAQTLLGLAGTPNAAAAAQNVIAFETALATRQWERTRLRDPNAQYNPTAVADLSRRAPGFNWSEFLRSAGVSVDTVILRQPDYFARIDSVLAQTPVETVQNYLVLRMVDNAAPYLSSDFANARFNFRGKVLSGTTQERPRWQRGIDVVEGTLGELAGEMYVERNFSPAAKQRAQELVQNLMAAFNQGIDELEWMSPATRAQAHQKLSSISVKIGYPDTWRDYSALQIDPADLLGNLRRASEFEYQRTITGRIGQPVNRNEWGMTPQTVNAYYNPTNNEIVFPAAILRPPFFDPNADDAVNYGGIGGVIGHEISHGFDDQGRKSDAQGNLRDWWTPEDATAFESRATALANQYSSYSPIEGANVNGRLTLGENIGDLSGLAIAYKAYHNSLNGRPAPVINGFTGDQRFFLGWAQIWRSKFRDQALRQQLLTDPHSPGQYRTNGVLVNFPAFYEAFGVKQGDRMWLPADQRIKLW
- a CDS encoding DUF4258 domain-containing protein, which gives rise to MIEEIRAAIAERRFELSQHASDQSVARNIGAAELTDALYSGEVIEDYPDDKYGPSCLILGLTRWGRPLHVQCSYPSRPVLKIITVYEPDPDLWIALKHRKGRIG
- a CDS encoding VOC family protein, producing the protein MADPTGTTRITTVGTVFVPVADQDRALAFYVDTLGFQLRGDLPYSGGRWVEVAPPGSANVLALVPPSEGRAAATDQTICAFGSTDIDADYATLRARGIDMDAEIGRAGTSRPGLIALDARISDPQPPQFSFRDPDGNRFLIVQAPPAA
- a CDS encoding methyltransferase domain-containing protein, which encodes MILIIYTTLYREGGDKFARAAQTLAAEKGRDNPGVPVSAVAVESKADVAELFHRAAAGERVRELHFIGHSGMYGPMFRTRAVPEQFSPHEWRTLPNPFAPHASAYFHACRTARWFAPFFARTFGVPAHGYHWYTSVSLRPDRFRWERLSRDRDAPLYVLGCPGRKSHGLLGSVRKYSRGVAETMKRFDPEPPDGDPTYDSVAPLYDAVFGDITVREDEWRWLQSRMPAEPARVLDIGCGNGALLMRMAPGIAHGTGVDTSAGMIDHARKRAADVPTLDFVQVHGPALPFADASFDVVVSLLSFRYLDWDPVMNEIRRVLRPGGRVLIVDMVTAPVRWREMPHLLASKASGFRSRLRRPEFARSLRRMVTDPRWQTMLRYNPIRAEHEMRWYLESRFPRGSIQTINVGWNARVLAFDSGPVQPGAVPPQSYP
- a CDS encoding YgiT-type zinc finger protein, whose amino-acid sequence is MMHQIEDHLVETFVTYSVEVRGRIVIVENVPARVDPQTGERFFSPETVEQLRVLVWSDRQPDHTVETPVFRFAA
- a CDS encoding aspartate/glutamate racemase family protein produces the protein MKVAVLDWGIGGLAFLTRLRQAHPSVPAVYLSDAGTTPYGRLPRPALAARVDAMLRYAVDHHGADHAVLACNAASTVIRDLHASRDGLGVIGVIEPAVAELARMSPSRIGVIGGARTITSNAYGRPLRAAGHDVIQRVAQPLSACVEAGRLDGDEVRGEVARILAPLRGVEVLVLACTHYSVLSPLLAELCPGATLFDPVESTLARVQAEWRLPRESDVSASVRILTTGDADAMKRSARLAFGLELKMVEPIRV